The genomic DNA CGGTGCCTCGCTGGGGGCGATTACCGACAAGGTCGAGCACATCAGCGACATGAACCATCAGGTGGCGACAGCGACTGAAGAGCAGTCAGCGGTGACGGAGGAGATCAACCGGACGGTACAGGGGATTTCCGACCTGGCCAGGGAGACAGCGGCGGAGGTGCAGGGGTGCCGGGCGGAGTGCCAGGCGTTGCGTGGGTTGGCTGATGATCTGGCGCGGCAGATGGGGGGGTTCAAGCTTTAGAGGGTTGGAGCTGCTGCCATCGCATTCGCGGGGCAAGCCCGCTCCCACAGGGTCCTCACAGATGCTGAAACTGTGCAGGACCTATGGGAGCGGGCTTGCCCCGCGAATGCGATCTATCAGGCAGTGATGATCGCGCGGATATCCGCCGCCAGCTCACGCACCCGGTCTTCTTCAGTATCCCAGGAGCACATGAACCGCGCCCCGCCACTGCCAATAAAGGTATAGAACCGCCAGCCCTTGCCCCGCAGCGCTTCAATCGCGTGCTCTGGCATCTGCAGAAACACCCCGTTGGCCTCCACCGGGAACATCAGCTCCACCCCTGGCAGGTCGCTCACCAGCGATGCCAGCAGCTGCGCGCAGTGGTTGGCGTGCGTGCCGTGGCGCAGCCAGGCGCCATCTTCCAACAGCCCGACCCAGGGCGCAGACAAGAAGCGCATCTTCGACGCCAACTGCCCGGCCTGCTTGCAGCGGTAGTCGAAGTCTTCGGCCAGCTGGCGATTGAAGAACAGGATCGCCTCGCCCACCGCCATGCCGTTCTTGGTGCCGCCAAAACACAGCACATCGACGCCGGCCTTCCAGGTCAGCTCTGCCGGGCTGCAACCGAGGAACGCGCAGGCATTGGTGAAGCGTGCGCCGTCCATGTGCAGGTTAAGGCCCAGTTCCTTGCAGGTGGCGCTGATCGCCTTGAGCTCGTCGGGGCGGTACACGGTGCCCACTT from Pseudomonas kermanshahensis includes the following:
- a CDS encoding low specificity L-threonine aldolase — protein: MTDKSQQFASDNYSGICPEAWAAMAKANMGHERAYGDDQWTERAAEYFRNLFETDCEVFFAFNGTAANSLALASLCQSYHSVICSETAHVETDECGAPEFFSNGSKLLTAPSVNGKLTPESIREVALKRQDIHYPKPRVVTLTQATEVGTVYRPDELKAISATCKELGLNLHMDGARFTNACAFLGCSPAELTWKAGVDVLCFGGTKNGMAVGEAILFFNRQLAEDFDYRCKQAGQLASKMRFLSAPWVGLLEDGAWLRHGTHANHCAQLLASLVSDLPGVELMFPVEANGVFLQMPEHAIEALRGKGWRFYTFIGSGGARFMCSWDTEEDRVRELAADIRAIITA